Proteins co-encoded in one Chaetodon auriga isolate fChaAug3 chromosome 9, fChaAug3.hap1, whole genome shotgun sequence genomic window:
- the thoc3 gene encoding THO complex subunit 3, whose translation MASQYYQEMQESFRNNNKSREFPAHTAKVHSVAWSCDGRRLASGSFDKTASVFVLEKDRLVKENNYRGHGDSVDQLCWHPTNPDLFVTASGDKTIRIWDVRTTKCIATVNTKGENINICWSPDGQTIAVGNKDDVVTFIDAKTHRSRAEEQFKFEVNEISWNNDNDMFFLTNGNGCINILSYPELKPIQSINAHPSNCICIKFDPTGKYFATGSADALVSLWDVEELVCVRCFSRLDWPVRTLSFSHDGKMLASASEDHFIDIAEVETGEKLWEVQCDSPTFTVAWHPKRPLLAYACDDKEGKYDNNREAGTVKLFGLPNDS comes from the exons ATGGCGTCGCAGTACTACCAGGAGATGCAAGAGAGCTtcagaaataacaacaaaagtCGGGAATTCCCGGCTCATACAGCCAAAGTTCACTCGGTGGCTTGGAGCTGTGACGGCAGGAGGCTCGCCTCCGGTTCTTTTGACAAAACAGCCAGCGTTTTTGTCCTCGAAAAAGACCGTTTG GTGAAGGAAAACAACTACAGAGGTCATGGTGACAGCGTGGATCAGCTCTGCTGGCATCCAACCAACCCAGATCTGTTTGTCACCGCATCTGGAGACAAGACCATTCGCATCTGGGACGTCCGCACCACCAAATGCATCGCCACCGTCAATACGAAAG GAGAGAACATCAACATCTGCTGGAGCCCTGATGGTCAGACCATCGCTGTCGGGAACAAAGATGATGTGGTGACCTTCATCGACGCCAAGACGCATCGCTCCAGGGCCGAGGAGCAGTTCAAGTTCGAGGTGAACGAGATCTCCTGGAACAACGACAACGACATGTTCTTCCTCACGAACGGCAACGGCTGCATCAACATTCTGAG ctaTCCGGAGCTGAAGCCCATCCAGTCCATCAACGCTCACCCGTCCAACTGCATCTGTATCAAGTTTGACCCCACGGGGAAATACTTCGCCACAGGAAGTGCCGACGCCCTCGTCAGCCTGTGGGACGTGGAGGAGCTGGTGTGTGTCCGCTGCTTCTCCAG GCTGGACTGGCCTGTGAGGACACTGAGCTTCAGCCATGATGGAAAGATGTTGGCTTCGGCCTCCGAGGATCACTTCATCGACATCGCAGAGGTGGAAACAG GAGAGAAGCTGTGGGAGGTTCAGTGCGATTCTCCGACCTTCACCGTCGCCTGGCACCCCAAGAGGCCGCTGCTGGCCTACGCCTGCGACGACAAGGAGGGCAAATACGACAACAACCGGGAGGCGGGCACTGTCAAACTGTTCGGCCTCCCCAACGACTCCTGA